DNA sequence from the Leptospirillum ferrooxidans C2-3 genome:
CCATCGCAAAGGCTGCTCTCGTTACCAAGCTGTCTGATTTTCTGAAGATGGACCAATCCGGGGTATGATCGAACGGAGTATGCCCCGTCCCCTTTCCCCTGGAATGTCTGTTGCCATCGTTTCTCCCTGTCTCCAGGCAGACCCCAACAGCCATCCCAAGGCAATCGAGAATCTGAGGTCGGTCGGGCTGTCGATCCATTTTCAAGATATCCGGGAGGAGGGATTCTCTCCCTTTGTCGCATCCGACAAAACCAGGGCGCTTTCTTTTCAGAATGCGCTTGAATCAGAAGATGTGGATGCGATTTTTTTTGCACGGGGCGGCTACGGGGCGGCAAGGATTCTTCCCTGGCTTAAAAAAACCAGGACGACAAGACACCTTCCCCTTGTACTGGGGCTATCCGATATCACGAACATTCACTCCTGGCTTTATGAGACCCATCGGGCGGTCTCCTTTCACGGCCCCCATCTGAGGGGATTGTCCGACCCCAAAACATTTGAGCTTTTCTGGGAAATGGTCTCCGGCAAGATCGGGATGGGAATGGATCTCCCCGCGGGAGATACGGCCATCGTCAGGGAAGGACAATCAGAGGGAATTCTCATGGGCGGCAATCTGGAAACACTGGCGCATCTGTGCGGTTCTCCATGGCTGCCCACGTGTTCCGACGATGGATGGATCCTCTTTCTGGAAGACATCGATGAACCGATGTATGCCATCGACAGGGCGATCCGGTCACTGA
Encoded proteins:
- a CDS encoding S66 peptidase family protein codes for the protein MIERSMPRPLSPGMSVAIVSPCLQADPNSHPKAIENLRSVGLSIHFQDIREEGFSPFVASDKTRALSFQNALESEDVDAIFFARGGYGAARILPWLKKTRTTRHLPLVLGLSDITNIHSWLYETHRAVSFHGPHLRGLSDPKTFELFWEMVSGKIGMGMDLPAGDTAIVREGQSEGILMGGNLETLAHLCGSPWLPTCSDDGWILFLEDIDEPMYAIDRAIRSLIHAGYLKGVRGVVLGPFLGRSPRPDDPRESVEELVREAIPDVPIMTCSLSGHGTPLATWPLGVRVSLSALRKAAPRITLLEEPFRTVE